catctattgctgctgattgaattggtcatattctagaccttcatcagtggtcacagcacGCTGCCCATGCCCACGCTgccggatatatttttggttggtggactattctcagtccagcagtgacaatgaggtgtttaaaaactccatcagcactgctgtgtctgatccactcataccagcacaacacacactaacacaccaccaccatgtcagtgtcactgcagtgctgagaatcatccaccacgcaaataatacctactctgtagtggtcctggggggggggggctgtcctgaccattgaagaacagcatgaaagagagctaacaaagcatgcagagaagtagatggactacagtaagtaattgtagaactacaaagtgcttctatatggtaagtggagctgataaaatggacagtgagtgtagaaacaaggaggtggttttaatgtaatggctgatcgaaGTATTATTGAAAGTTGTGTCTTAACATgtcattagtattagtattgcACTGGGGTGCTTAGATGGGGCAGCGGTCTAcaatgctagcccaccaccactgagatcaggGTTTGAATCGCTGCCCGTCTGCacacacatgattggctatgtatgGGAGGGGGATGTCTGAGGCCATGCAATGGGTTTggcgctctgtccagggtgttcctggcTTGCGCCCAGTGTGTCTCAGTGAAACCAGGccctgccacaaccctgaccacaaTAAAACAGTTAAAGACAAAACTAATATAAAGcagttattttactatttacataattttttagatacaaaacaaacataaggcAAGTAAATGAGGATAAACTATATGCCTTGTCACTTTCTTACACGCACTACTTAATTCTCCATATTCTTTGGCTGTGCATGCTTTGAGATGATAGCCAAACAGACCAATTTGTTTTTATGCCTGCACTTTGAATGTAGCATTAAAACAATGGCAGTGTAATTAAAGCGTTTATGCAAATAAGTAGCTGATGTCATGCCTATTGTGCAATTCAAATTATTAGCCAGTGAAGACTGTCGGCTAAAAATAATGCACTTGCTTGACCACATGAGATGTAAGTAAATGGCACCTCACAAAAGCATGATGGTGCCTGACAAAAGTGAAAAAGGCTGAAGGTCTGCAGCATTATTTACCCACCAAGCACAGGAAATGTGGGTTTGAAATGTTTGTGCGAGCCAGGGTGTCTGGCTTTGTGTCTGGCTTTATTCTGTACACAGACAACATTTAATGTAACTACATTACTAAATGTACTTTACATTTAGACAAAAAGGCAAAAAGCTGCAACTGTGGTTCTAAAAAATGTGGTTGAAGCCCTGCAATAGTTTGACGTCCTGTCCGGGGTTGAACCAGACACActgctaccctgaccaggataaagttttTTATGAAGTAATCAAAAAAGTGTAGCCCTACCTTAGTTGCTTGGATATTAATAACTTCATAGGAGAACTCCTCTGGTCTTGAGATCAAAGCCTCCCTGTGGGAGAACATGACCTTTTTAATAATCAGAACCCATTCAGTGCAATAAATCCAGTGGCACAAAAGTAGCCCAACTATACTGTATGGTCAACAATATGAGGACACCCCATGTAAATACtgagtttatatttattaataataaatatttatttatttattaggactttaacatcatattttacacattttgcttacattcatgacacattttttaatgtcaaacacagtcatggacaattctgtatcttcaaatcacctcacctgcacgtctttgggaggaaactccacacaaaaaggaccggaccgctccatctgggaattaaaccctggaccttcttgctatgaggcgacagtgctacccaccaagccactgtgccaccccgaAAAGTGAATTAAATTCAAAAGCGAGGTCCATATAGACAAAGCTTGATGAGTTGGGTATAGAGGAGCTTTAACCTCAAAACTTATTAAAGCCCCAACCTCAAAACGTATTCAATGTCTTAGGGCTAAAGTGTAACATCAAATGGAGCCAAGCTTCTTGTTCAAAATAAAAACCTGGCCTCACTATTGCTTTTTTACCTGAATGGCCACCCATAGAGACACTTTATAAACCTGCGGAACGCCTTCTCAGAAGTGTAAAAGCTGTTATGACCACATTGGAGGGTTCCAAATGGATAAAATAGGAAAGCCaagaagctcatggtcagatttGGCCAGACAgatttggccatacagtgcatGTCATTTTCCCACTGGTTAGTTAATATTGGACTTCAAAGGACAACTGCATTTCCCTGCTCTGACATCACGCATAGCTCACAATCAGTGAGAGTGCCATATGTTTCTTCAGAGACACAAAGGCCAGTCACAACATTGTTATAATCCAAAAATATCAGCAGGTGAACTGGCCTCTTAAAATTGCAAGCAAATGTGTAACGCCTGCAATAGATGAACTTGCTCTTTATGTGTATTCCTACAAAATAGGATCTGGACTCATCATGACTTCAACAAAAATGAAACTTAACTTAAAGTGAATGtacaacaagctaatggtcaggtgtcctcatACATTTGGTAATGTAGTGTTGCTCTATACTGGCCTTGAAAAAGTAAAAATCTCGACTGAATGCAAACTCACTCTTCTTCCTCGTCAGTAGCAAAGAGGTTAACGCGGAAACCAGAGTCTGTGTTGCTTGATTTCTGAACCTCTAAACCTCCCATCAGTTTAGCAAGCAGATTTAGCTCCTCCTTTGCCAATGGGTTTGGTATTGTGTTGACCTTTATAAAGATGAGCAGATAAGAACACAGtgtaaatgcataaatacaggggttggacaaaataactgaaacacctgtcattttagtgtgggaggtttcatggctaaattggaccagtctggtggccaatcttcattaattgcacattgcaccagtaagagcagagtgtgaaggttcaattagcagggtaagagcacagttttgctcaaaatattgcaatgcacacaacattatgggtgacataccagagttcaaaagaggacaaattgttggtgcacgtcttgctggcgcatctgtgaccaagacagcaagtctttgtgatgtatcaagagccacggtatccagggtaatgtcagcataccaccaaggaggacaaaccacatccaacaggattaactgtggacgcaagaggaagctgtctgaaagggatgttcgggtgctaacccggatcgtatccaaaaaacataaaaccacggctgcccaaatcacggcagaattaaatgtgcacctcgactctcctgtttccaccagaactgtccgtcgggagctccacagggtcaatatacacggtcgggctgctatagccaaacctttggtcactcgtgccaatgccaaacgtcggtttcaatggtgcaaggagcgcaaatcttgggctgtggacaatgtgaaacatgtattgttctctgatgagtccacctttactgttttccccacatccgggagagttacggtgtggagaagccccaaagaagcgtaccacccagactgttgcatgcccagaatgaagcatgggggtggatcagtgatggtttgggctgccatatcatggcattcccttggcccaatacttgtgctagatgggcgcgtcactgccaaggactaccgaaccattctggagaaccatgtgcatccaatggcggtgccgtgtatcaggatgacaatggaccaatacacacagcaagactggtgaaagattggtttgatgaacatgaaagtgaagttgaacatctcccatggcctgcacagtcaccagatctaaatattattgagccactttggggtgttttggagaagcgagtcaggaaacgttttcctccaccagcatcacgtagtgacctggccactatcctgcaagaagaatggcttaaaatccctctgaccactgtgcaggacttgtatatgtcatttccaagacgaattgacgctgtattggccgcaaaaggaggccctacaccatactaataaattattgtggtctaaaaccaggtgtttcagttattttgtccaacccctgtataagAGATATGCATGAGTGAagcatgatttaaaaaaaggacAACAGCTTATTTTTTAGGGATTAAGATTTATCCTTCGCTTACCTTGGTATGCTGGGAGGAATTTTTAGATGTTCCAGACAAGTGTGTCTCCACAGGACGACTAACACTATACCTGTTggaaaaaacctcactgtcagaGTCTGTGTAAAATACACTGGGGTTTTGATGCTGTCAGTGTTGCATTTCTGTGATGAGTGTTTCATGCTTCGTTCCCCTCAAATATTTGCGGCTTAATAAAGGGTTTAAGCTGTTCACATGACATGACTGCTTTCTGCTGGCTGTGTAACTGAGAGGCAAGCTTGAAAACAAACCACAATACTGACAGACTGTATTGACAGTTTATTCACAAGCAGTTGTTTGAAATCTCTTGTAGTTTAAAACGAAAGCACTGGTAGTGATTATTGTTCTGAGACATAAAGGATAGAAAAAGAAATGGATTAATGAAACTATATTACTTCAATCATAGTGCACATTAATCCTATTATGAAGCTACAAGGCCACAACAAGCAATTTCAGGATTAGTAAATGCTGGATTGCCATCTCTGCCATCTAAATTACAAACCTGGTCCCCATTTTACAGTATAATATTTACCATAGTGCATTCTCCCTCTCAATGTTTAATACAACAAAATGTCAATGTTTAATACAATAGTTCAGGGttttgtgaaacagtgagaatcagttttGCTCTGCCATGTCTCTACATCATATAAGCAACTCATCTGATTGGcagtgctttgaaaaggtcagaggCAAACTAGGTCAAAGTTCAGTTAGACTGAACTTCAAGTGCAGAGGTAAGCAGTAAAAACTGACTGTCAAAGTGGTAAATGTGCATGGTGCTCAGCAATGCACCATCTCACTACACAATAAACATGGCACAGCCGGCACAGAAGCACTTTTGCCGTGTATCAAGCAAATACAGCCATAATAGCACATAAAGTACACAATTAAAATGTAACAATAATTACAATATGGTCTAATCATTTATCAGTAATGGACTCACATGTTTGTGCCTAGTTTAATAACTCTGTCTCCAAACAGCTCGAAAGAACCCTCACGAAGTGCAGCAGTGTAGTTTCCTCCATCATGAAACTGCAACCTCTTTACCTCCTCACCGTTACAGCTAAACATGCTGCAGATCCAAGACAAGatacaaaataaatgctaaataaaaattattagattattaaaGGATGCAGTCACTAATCGTATAATTGTTTGTagtttaatgccatgtttacacATTGGTCATTCTCATGGCAAGATAGGCACCTAGATTTTGTTCaggttatttattcatgttctttgtTTAGTGTCCTTTCCGTGTTTAGGTCTAGATGTGTATTATCagtcttgtattttttaaaacattgagTCTCTGTTTTGGTttgtaaaaattttttaaaaaaaccATTGTATTTGGTATTGCAAGTCTTTGACGTTCTATGTTATATTTTGTGCACTTTGTTAATAAATGTTCAATGGTTATTTGTGTATTACAGTGGTCACATATCGGTGGGTGCTCTCCCTTCCACTAATCATATGATCACCATTCAGaataacatttataacaataatgtGGGATTGATATTGCTTTGACACTGCGTTTACTCCATTAGACTAATAGATTGTGTACAGGCTGTTCCTATTTCAAGTACTTTTCACTTACATAAGATCTCATGtactttttattctttttcctATATAGTACTTACTTCTTcttattacattatttctgtTGCTTAAATGTGGTTTACTTGGGCATGAGTTGCACTGCAGGGTGTATCTACTGTACAAAATAATATAGTATAAAACACATGAATAGTAAAGAGGAAGTCAGTCTAGTTTGCAAATCTAcaacatttgcattttttaatattagatGATGGCATTGCCTTTTCCTAATTTACTTTGCTCCAACAAGAGACAGATTTCACCCATTGTAAATTAGGTGATGCCCACAGTGTACCGCTACTGCTAATATTTGCTTGGTCTGTTCTTTTTTAAAAGCCTAACATAATAAGCTTTAAATCTTTTGaggcattaattatttaaaaaaaataaagtctgAAAGACTGGTCTAGGATAATGTTGCATATGCAAAGCAATCTAGCAGATAGGATGGTTTTCTAGACgacaaaaataatttttgtaatGGTCACATATTGCACAtttataccttttttttttttttatctcatttGATTCTGCATAGAGAGTAACACAATACATTAGTACATTTTCAGCAAATATATTTTGGTTAAGATGCCTAAAAGCTTGTATTtcaactttttactttttaaagtatTAGTACTTCAATATATTAAGATCTTGCTACTCTATTGACAGTCTAtagctacacaaacacataaaaatcTAAAGATACCGAATAAGTCCTGGGGTTTGGGTGCCATATGGAACAGGTCCTGATGTTGGAAGTACGAAGCGTCCGTTGGAGTTCTGCACTTTGTCTTTTAAAAATATAGACACCTGTGAATATTAGGGgacaaaaatacattatatttttACAATTTCAATAAATTAAGATGTACtaaatgtatttgcattttactatttttattttcattaatgaTTCCTCACACATTTTAGAATGAATGCAATCTTGATTCTATCTCAGTATATCATAGCTAATTTTAATGTACAATAtttgtaaattaaaaaagatCTGACTTACTCTTATATGCATATCTTGAAAGAATATGAGCAATGTTTGCCTAATAAGTTGAAATTCTCCAGCAGACAGAGGTGTATAGATctgaaaaaaagtatgtaaaatatGTTACATTCCCTGCATAATGGAGGTATGTAATGTTATTTAAAGCCATAGGAGCACAGTTGGTCATTGCTTGATGGATGAGTGATAGTATGAGGATACAGTATGATTTACCTCTATGAGTTGGCTGTATGTCTCATCAACTTGGTTTAGAATGCTGGGAGTGTCCCTCACAAAATCCTTTATTGCATCCATGTGGTTAAAGGTCACAAGGAGAATATCTTTTGGGCGAGGACACAAAAGGACTTGATATTTAAATGCCATGGTCATTAAGTCATAAAGCTGAAAAATAAGAAAACACAGGCAAACAAAAAGTCAGCCAGAAGGGTTACTGGTACTCttggtaaagaaaaaaaatgcagttgcATTCAAAAATATTCCGCAAAGAAAACCAGGATTTATAACTCAGACAAGaatcacacactaccatgtcgaTACCATGTTAATGTCATTGCAGGGCTaggaatggtccacccaaacaTTATCTGGTCAGTAGTTCTATGGGGGTCGCTTTCAATTGATACATGTCTAAATTATGTGTTGAGAAGGGGGCATTGATGtggacaaagtgtacagagcaacagatgggctataatcagtaactgtatactCATAGCGTTCATCTTAAAAGTAGGTGTGGCTTATAGGTTAATCAATAAATGCACAAATGAACTAAACCAAATATggcacaattattggcaccccaaaaaatgttttacaaaCAAAATGTGAGTAAGACATGTTTTCaattacattttacttttttttatgttaattaaaaaaacaataaaacattacaatatttaaaaataaatacaataatgcaCTATTTACAGCATAACTGAATTTAAAACAAGTGGTGTCACAGTAAGGCTCACTGGATGGTATTGAGGATGTTATTGAGTCTAGATATACAGAGACCACATCCTTGCAGACAAACTATTCAAAATGCATAGCAAGCACAATTTTTTATCACTCTAGGTAAGACCTTAAGCACCTGAGGTTTCCTTTAATGATACTGATGTTTTGAAAACAAGTTCTATTGGCAGATGAAAAAACCTAAGCGCTCTTGACAACAAACCCTCAAAATCGGtttggtgtttaaaaaaatgaataaaagaatcaCATTCTACGTTCACTATGGTggagaagatagatagatagattagatagatagattagattagatagatagatagatagatagatagatagatagatagatagatagatagatagatagatagatagatagatagatagatagatagatagatagatagatagatagatagatagatagatagattagatagatagatagatagatagatagatagatagatagatagatagatagatagatagatagatagatagatagatagatagatagattattacCCATATTTATCAGAGGTGCCAATCATTTAGGAACAAGAGTACTCATTTTAAAAGGCAATAACTCACAGACTAACTTAAAAAAAACCTACACCAGAGGGAGCCGTTTAGCCCATGAGTGAACACTACTGGCAaataacactcactcactttcttaaccactcatccaattagggtcgtggagcctatcccagcttttcaatgggcccaaggcacacagtaacaccctggacagggcgccagaggaaacccacgcagacaaggggtgaacatgcaaactacgcaccgaaaggacccgggccaccccgcctggggatcaaattcaggaccttttgctgtgaggtgacagtgctacccaccgagccactgtgccgccagaTACTGCGAAaactagtttattattatttactgttgtcAAGCAACCAAAACAAAACCTAACTTTATTTAATGCTGTTAGATTGTTGGATATTATATCATACTTGATTAATTTAAGTAATAACTtataatgtacatatttattaaatcattctCTTTTGTGTTACTGATCTGGTGTATTGGCATGTTGTTCTTGGGCATGTGTGTGATGCATTTTGGCCTTATGACCAGATTTCCTGATACATAGATCACTGTGGCTTTTGCTAAGAGAAATTTGTTACTGCAATGTACAGTCTTTTCTTTCCGGTTGTCTTTTTACACCACGCATCTATTAAAGCATAGATCAATAGTAAAGTTGACATGAGATTAAGCATCTGTTGTTACCTTGTCCATACTTGCTTGGTTCAGTCTCATGATGGAGGCATGGGCAAGTCGATCAAACACTGTCCTCAAAGCCTTTTTGGAGTAGAGCTCTTGTGGCTTGAACAGTTCCTCCAGGAATTTCTTGTTGAACATAGTGGTAATGATGTCATTCATCACTGCCACGAAACAGAAACAGAGGCTGATAATCATTTCAGTTCACATGGCTTTTACCCAAGCAAGCAAACAGCAATCTATGAGCTAAATAGCAAGTATAATATATGCCAAATATATGCAAAATAATATATGCCAAATTACATCCTCATGGAGATATTTCAATAGAAAATGCTCTACTCTTTTTAAATGCCATGTTTTTGGTGAAAGTGTCCTGGCTTTTTGAGGCAATCGCTTCAATGGTCTGTtgttaaaaatgctgctaaaggACTTTAAAGGAATTAAGCATACTAGAAGAGTCCCAAATCTGCCATGCAAGGTGACCTGCAGTTTCAGATACTACTTTCGTTATACTGCCATAAGCAAAGCAAGCGTAGGAGCAGCAATACCTCGTTTTCTGTCCTTCTCTATCCATTCTgctactgtggctaaaaaattGCAAAATGTTATGGTGAAGACTGTTAGGAGAAAGCTATGACTAACTACACATTTATCACAGTACAATGCCCACTTTAGATTTCCGAAGCATTTTGTTAGCCTTACTTGTgaaaacatacagtacattataataAATCTTGTTTACAATTAGATTGCGTCAGAGCTCTAATAAATGCATCATTACTCATTGAAACCAGTAGCACATGATTGTCTTTGTTGTGGATTAGTAGGTCATATACAATATCACAACATATACAATTCAGTatataatacagtattttaatttacactttatagccaaaggtttgtggacacctgatcattggcatgctggacatcccattccaaaactatgggTATTAATATAGAATAGCCTTCAGTAACAAACTCCAAGAATTCCACTCCAAGAATAGATTTTTAAGTGTGTCCGTAATAATTGTGATGTTAGGTACTGATGCTGAATTAAAAGCAAAGCCTTAAtcacactatatatacaatatacatacagtatatgctcaaaatgccccccccccccccccccccatactgATGTAAACATTATAAATTGACTGATTTTCTACACCAGTTAACACCAGTGTGGCTGAATTGCACAACCctacacagatgagccaaaacattaaggcCACCTGTGTTAAACAATCAAAACAACTTTGAACCGCTaaaacatggactccacaagacatctataGGAGTCCTGTGATATCAGGCACCAGAAAGACCATTACATTCTGAGGTGGATCATCCAACCATGCCTCTCTTCCACGAGTAAACCATGCCCAGTcgtccacatgatcttggagaaaacgtgattcatcaaaTCAGTAAGTTTCTTCCGTTGCTCTGATGTCCACTGTCTGTgctttcagtggtggacaggAGTTGGCATAGGCACTTTGACTGGACagcgactatgcagccccatacaggTGATGGTTCTGTCCACAGTGTGTTGTGAGCAGCACTTTCTGTTTCAAAAATACTACAAATCATTTGTCTCACCACAACAATTTAGAACCTATCAAAGTCCACTCAGGTACATTATGCATCTATTTTGATTTTTTAAGAACCTGAAATGAAACTTCCCTCTAtatgtttgtatatacagtggtaccttgaaactcaacatcaattggttctgggagtggcgtttagttttaaagacgttgagtttcaaggtattttttcccaaagGGATATattggaaacctgttaatgcgttccatggtcccgtggacttgcatatattttagactaatgtaaaataatggggttgtttttaacacttatacactgaaaatcacacaagtataataaaaaaaacactgaaataaaaagctgattcttacaatttctcagaaccccgagctgtaacacaagtttaaaagtgaaacaggaggaaaatccagctaagcacagatacacgtggagctttcagtgtgaatctgacggttattccacacaaatgcagattcgtctcatatttgcactttgatgactagggatgtaacgatgcaccacaatacagttaataaccgatttaaaaattccacgattaaaaccgatttgacatgtaaaatgaatcgatgttcactttaaacagcagagggc
This DNA window, taken from Trichomycterus rosablanca isolate fTriRos1 chromosome 3, fTriRos1.hap1, whole genome shotgun sequence, encodes the following:
- the oscp1b gene encoding protein OSCP1 yields the protein MSARTLPLVFINLGGEMLYILDQRLRAQNIPTDKAKKVMNDIITTMFNKKFLEELFKPQELYSKKALRTVFDRLAHASIMRLNQASMDKLYDLMTMAFKYQVLLCPRPKDILLVTFNHMDAIKDFVRDTPSILNQVDETYSQLIEIYTPLSAGEFQLIRQTLLIFFQDMHIRVSIFLKDKVQNSNGRFVLPTSGPVPYGTQTPGLIRMFSCNGEEVKRLQFHDGGNYTAALREGSFELFGDRVIKLGTNMYSVSRPVETHLSGTSKNSSQHTKVNTIPNPLAKEELNLLAKLMGGLEVQKSSNTDSGFRVNLFATDEEEEEALISRPEEFSYEVINIQATKDKQANAELQKIMGEFTEARDPAPSSSSKGDDLLAMMDGL